The DNA window aaccattgtcgatttgttttaaaaacccatctggttcattaatgtccttcacagaaggaaatctgccgtctttacctggtgtggcctcgctgtgactccagacccacagcaatgtggcttactcttaattgccctctgaaaaggccgaggaagccactcagttcaagggcaaatcgggatgggcaataaatgctggccttgtcagtgacgcccacatcccacaaaaacgaGTAAAAAAACAGAGTGCAGGTGAGTGACTTTAGGATTGATCTGGAACGGAAAAGGGCCTCTTGCAACCCAATCTGTAAGCCTCAAAGTCTTCACCCAAGGAGTCCACATTGATGTTTTGTCCCAGCTCCTGTTGGCTTTCTTAACGCAGATTAACGAACCATATGAACCTCCCCCCTGCCCCTTCACCTTTTTGGACAATACCCAGGAGTCAAGCTTCAGATTGGACCCAGTCAGTTCCCCCTGTATCAAACCCCTTTCCCTTTCCCGATTGCACCTTCACTCAGCCCTTACAGTGGATCCAGTGATCATTTATTCACTTTCTATATCGATTTCTCAATCCATTATTAATAGTTGTGTTTCTAACATTTCTCTGTGATCAGCGCTGCCCAGGTAAATCACTCAGTTTGTAACAATCAATGCAGTGAACAAACGTAGAAATCTCACCTCAGGTCCTGTCAAACTGGTGTTTTGACTCCagatctgatcagtaatttctctgcttcctattctctctctctcttccagttaacttgatggcgattgtgatcctgtcccgagggaagtgcggtctctccaaatgtatcacttgctACATGGTTGGAATGGCAGCGGCTGATCTCCTGGTTGTTATCTCTGAACCGATATTTTACAGGATTGGACAGatatatttcccagattcattcctgttcattactcccgTGTGCAGTTTTATTTACTTGCTGATTATTACAgccacaatgatttctgtctggctcacagtcgctttcacctttgatcgatttatggccatttgttgtgagaagctgcgaGCAaagtattgcactgagaaaacagctgCCATGGTTATAGGAACTgtaagtgtgctgggctgtttagtatCTGTTCCCTGGTACTTCAGATTTGAACCtgaatatataattgataatgtccCCTGGTATTGCATCACTAAACCAGTCTTCTTTACTTCCACTGCATTCGATGGATATGTTATCTTTTGCTTCACTTTAGGCACTTGTGTGCCAATTTGTGTGATTTTGTTGCTCAATTTTCTGATCACCAGGCGTATTTTAGCGGCCAGCAGAGGTCGCAGGGGACTCCGGGGCTGCAGCAATGCAGAGAAGcagaaggacccagagatggagaatcgaaggaaatccatcatcttgcttttcagcatatctggcagttttatattgttatgggtgacgcaggttgtattttacattTACCAGCGAATTACAAAGATTTATTCTTACCCTGTCACAGACCCTGTTTATGTCACTGAAGTGACAGCCAATATGCTTCAGCTTCTCAGTACCTGCACAAATACCTGTATTTACGTCTTGACCCAGAAAAAGTTCAGAGAAGAACTGAAGAATGCAGTGAGCTATCCACTCAAACTAATTGTTAAAATAGAAaggtcatagaaagagctgaagggtttcacgcAATAGAACTAAATTCTATCTCATACTCCATcttatccccttccccactcccacactggatTGGAAGTACATGTTATATTAGTGCCACAGAGTCCTGAAATAATCTTCCATCTgattctgatattgtatgtataaatTATACATGCTTATCTCGGTATATTTTATTGAAAATCTGACCTATTGAAGCTTGACTTGCTCTGCAGACGCTGCCTGAAATGTTTCTCTATAATGCTGGGCAAATGAACTCACCTGGTCCTTCAACTCAATGGCCTCCCTGTACTGACAGCAAAACAAACCTAAACCTGATTAGAA is part of the Heterodontus francisci isolate sHetFra1 chromosome 48, sHetFra1.hap1, whole genome shotgun sequence genome and encodes:
- the LOC137357500 gene encoding probable G-protein coupled receptor 139, translating into MEYPVMLQIEHIFYPALAVFGVPVNLMAIVILSRGKCGLSKCITCYMVGMAAADLLVVISEPIFYRIGQIYFPDSFLFITPVCSFIYLLIITATMISVWLTVAFTFDRFMAICCEKLRAKYCTEKTAAMVIGTVSVLGCLVSVPWYFRFEPEYIIDNVPWYCITKPVFFTSTAFDGYVIFCFTLGTCVPICVILLLNFLITRRILAASRGRRGLRGCSNAEKQKDPEMENRRKSIILLFSISGSFILLWVTQVVFYIYQRITKIYSYPVTDPVYVTEVTANMLQLLSTCTNTCIYVLTQKKFREELKNAVSYPLKLIVKIERS